From the genome of Thermoanaerobaculales bacterium:
GTCGGCCGCCCGCCGCAACGCGCGCACCCGTCGCGATCACCCCGGGGCCGGGCGCGCGATCAGGCGATGAAAAAGCCCGGGCCGCTGGGGCCCGGGCCAGGAACGTCTCGTTGGGCAGGGTTACTGGAGAACGACGATGGCGACGCGCCGATTCTGGGCGCGGCCTTCCTTGGTGGCGTTGTCGACGATCGGCTTGTACTCGCCGTACGAGGTCACGTTCATCCGGTGCAGCGGGAAGCCGTGCTGCATCTGGAGGTAGTGCATCACCGACTCGGCGCGATCGTAGCCGAGCTTCAGGTTGACCTTCTCAGAGCCGACGTTGTCGGTGTGGCCCTGGATCTCGACGTAGACATTCTTGTTGTCAGCCTTGACCTTGGCAGCGAACGCATCCAGCGCCGCCTTGGCCTCGGGCGAAAGCTCGGCCTTGTTGAAGCCGAACTTGACGTTCTCGTCAGTCAGCACCGTCTCCCACAGGAAATCGCCCTTGGCGAGGACACCGGCCTCCTCGGCGCGCTTGAGCGCGTCCTTGGCGGTGTCGGACAACGTGCTGATCTGCTTCTGCAGATCCGCGTCCTTGGCCTGCAGGTCGGAGACCGCCTTCTGGTTGGCCTCGACCGAGGTCTGGACCTCGCCGATCTTTGTCGCAGTCACCTTCTCGGATGCCGCAACCTGCTCGTTGACGAACTTCTTGGTCGCACAACCGGTGAGGGCCACGCCGACAACCACCAGGAGAACGACCGCCGGGACGAGACTCTTCCGCATTTTCCACCTCCGTATGCGTATGCCTTCATTCGACTCGAAGTCGGTCGACATCGTCACGAGACTATAACACACTCCGACGATTCAAGCTTCCCCTCGCGGTCTTGCGCCCGCGTCGCACCGGCATCGCGGTCACGGCTCCAGGCAGGTCGGCGCTTCCGCCGTGACCTCGGCCGCACACCGCACGACGCCGTCCTCGAGCCGGACCAGGACCGGGGTCTGCAGGAACCAGTCGACACCCGCCGGGAGCTCGGCCTTGCTGCACTGGTCGCACGGGAACGGCTTGACGCCCACGGTCGGAAACCCGCCCCGTTCGGGCACCGCCACCGCGGTGGTCGGGACGGCCAGCTCGCCCACGAAGTAGGCCTCCATCAGGTCGTGGCAGTGCTCGCAGTCCTTGCGGTAGAACAGCAGCAGGTGGCTGCCGGCGCCGAGGTCGTCGGGGGCGCCGACGAGCCAACCGGAGATCGGCAGCTCGGACCACGGCTGCCCGATCCAGTCGCCGTACCGCGGCAGGTAGTAACCCTCGGCCGGTGCCGCTGCCGCGCCGGGGGCACCCGCCCCGGCGGCCGCCGCAGCCGAGGCGCCGCCGGCAGTCAGGCCGAAGGCGAGCGCGAAGCTCGCCACCGTCCACAGGCCCGCCGCCACCACCTGGAGCGTCGGCAGCGTCGGCGATGCGGCGAGGGGCTCGACGCGCCGGCCGAGCAGCCACAGACCCAGCAGGAAGCCGATGTCCATGGCCATCGTCACGATCGGGGGGACCTGCACCGCCCCGAAGCAGCCGCAGCTGGAGGCGCCCAGGGCGAGGTCGCCGATCAGCACCGGCACGAAGGCCGCCAGCATGGCGATTCCGACCGGCCGGGCGAGCCTCGGCACGAGCCACATCACGCCGACCACGGCGAGCTCGACCCCGATGCTGAACCTGAGCACGAAGGAGAGGTCGAGCCCGAGCCCACCCGCCCACTTGACCAGGGCCACCGGGAGATGGCGTGGCGACGAGTCGATCAGCTTGAGGACCGCGCCGGCCAGCAGCCAGAGAGGTACCACGACCCGCGCCAGCGCCACCGCCGCCGCAGCGCCGGCCCTCGACCGTGCCGAGCTTCCGAAACGGTTTGCCATGTCATCCACCACCCGGTCAGAGAATAGACCGCCTTCCCCGCCTTTCCCTCGAGAGGACGGCCGACGCGGCGTCGTTTTACGAGTCCTTGACCTCGCGCCCGGCACCTTGGCCGATCCGCTGCCACACCCGGCGCTCGGCCTCGTCGGCGGTCGCGGCGGTCCGGCGGACGGCCTCCTCCGCGCGACGGCGCAGCTCGGCGGCGACGGCATCACCCGCCATGTCCTGCAGGTTGATGGCGACGTTCATCCCCGCGCCGACGGCCGCCGCGCGCGCCATCGCCGCTCCCACCCCGGCGTCCGAGGCCGACGCCGGCATGCCGATCTCGATCGCACGGACGCACAGAGCCGCAATCTCGGCGCAGGCCTCGGCCACCGCCAGCGGCACCTCGGCCGCGTGCAGGGTGGCGGAGCGCCCCGCCTCGGCGTCGCCCGATGCCGAGGCCTCCATCAGCCGCTGGAAGGCCCAGGTGTCCTCGTCGATGGCGTCGAGCAGCTGCTGCTTGAGCTCCTGTCCGCGCACCGCCAGGAGCTCCAGCTCCTCACGCACCGCCGCGAAGGCCGGCTTCGGATGCGCGAGGTTGGCGACCATGGCGGCGAGCGCAGCGGCCAGCGCCCCGGCCAGGGCCGCGACCGACCCGCCCCCCGGCGCCGGCGAGTCGCGCGAGGTCTCGTCCGCAAAGCCCTGCACGGTCATCGAGGCCAGCGGACGCGCCGGCGCGAGGATGTCCTCGATGATCTTCTCCTCGGCGACGAAGGGCGCAACGTCGTTGAGCCCGAGGGTTCGGATCGCGACCTGCACGAGATCCGAGATCGGGGCGCCCGGCGAGCGCTCCATCCGCCGCAGGTAGTGCCGCCCCGCGTCGACCATCGACCGCTTGGGCACCAGGCCGACGAGCTCGGACCCGGTCACCCGGATGCCACGGGCACGGGCGCTGTCCTCGCATGCGTCGAAGGCGGCGTGAAGCGGAGTCGTGTCGAGGTCGATCAGGTTCAGCGACACCTGGGCGCAGCCGTACTCCGGGATGTACCAGCCGACCCCCCGGACCGCCTTGAGCATGCCCGGCTGCTCGACCTTCCGGCCGTCGGCGCCGACCACCGTGCGGCCCTTCTCGCGGACGTCGAAGGCGACCCGGTTGGCCCACCGCTTGTCGGTGGCGTTGAGGTTGACGTTGTAGGCGACCAGGAACTTGCGCGCCCCGATCACCGTGGCCCCGAACTTCGGGACGAACTCGGCGGGACCGTAGTCGGGCGCAAACTCGGGATCCTGGAGCTTCTTCGGCAGGGCCTCGTACTCGCCCTTGCGGATCGCGGCCAGGGAGCTGCGCTCGGGGCGCGTCGCCGCGTGCTCGTAGAGGTACACCGGCACGCGGAGCTCACCGCCGATCCGCCGCCCGAGCCGGTGCGCGAGCTCGATGCAGTCCTCCATGCTGACCCCGGACACCGGGACGAACGGCACCACGTCGGTCGCGCCCATCCGCGCGTGGGCCCCGTGGTGGTCGCGCATGTCGATCAGCTCGTAGGACGCGCTGACCAGCTGGAAGGCGCCCTCGAGCACCGCCTCGGGATCGCCGACGAAGGTGATGACGGTCCGGTTGGTCTCCTGGCCGGGATCGACGTCGAGCAGGCGCACTCCCGGCACCGCGGCCGCGGCCTCGGCGATCGCGTCGTACACGTCCTTCCGGCGACCCTCCGAGATGTTCGGCACACACTCCACGATTCGCATGCTTGCTGTTCCTCTCTTACGGCCGCTTCACTTCTGCGAGATCGCTCCGCACCATCATCCGCACCAGCTCGGGGAAGGCCACCGTCGGTGTCCATCCGAGCACCCTCCGGGCCTTCGCGGCGTCGGCCTGGAGCTCGTCGACCTCGGCCGGCCGGTAGTACTTCGGGTCCACCGCCACCCGCACGGTGCCCGCGCCGCGCTCGCGCCCGACCTCGGCGCCGCCGCCCCCCTCCCACTCGAGCTCGATCCCGACCTCGGCGAAGGCCGCCTCGCAGAGCTCCCGCACCGAGTGGGTCTCACCGGTCCCGATGACGAAGTCGTCGGGCTTCTCGGCGGCGAGGATCCGCCACATCGCGTCCACGAAGTCGCCGGCGTACCCCCAGTCGCGCCGCGCCTCGAGGTTGCCGAGGGTGACCCGCTCGCGCTGGCCCCTGGTGATCTCGGCCACCGCGCGAGTGATCTTGCGGGTCACGAAGTTCTCGCCCCGCCGCGGCGACTCGTGGTTGAAGAGGATGCCGTTGGCGGCGAACATCCCGTACGCTTCGCGGAAGTTCACGGCGGCCCAGAAGGAGTAGAGCTTGGCCACCGCGTAGGGCGAGCGGGGGTGGAACGGCGTCCGCTCGTTCTGCGGCGTCTCCTCGGCCTTCCCGAACAGCTCGGACGACGACGCCTGGTAGAGACGGGCCTCCGGCACCTTCCGCCGCACCGCCTCGAGCAGTCGCACGGTCCCGATCGCGGTGACGTCGCCGGTGTAGGTCGGCATCGTGAACGAGATCCCGACGTGCGACTGGGCCGCCAGGTTGTAGACCTCCTGCGGGCGCACCGCGTCGACCACGCTGGTCAGCGACTCGGGGTCGCCGAGGTCGCCGTAGTGCAGGAAGAAGCGGTCGCGCGTCGCCGGGTCGGCCCGCAGGTGGTCGATCCGGCCGCGGTTGAAGGTGGAGGCCCGGCGCACCACTCCGTGCACCTGGTAGCCCTTGGCGAGCAGGAGCTCGGCGAGGTACGAGCCGTCCTGCCCCGTGACGCCGGTGATCAAGGCTGTGCGCATGTCGCGAAGTCTAGCAGAGACAATCGGATAGTGAACCGACCGCTACCTGTCGGTGCGGTAGTTCGGCGCTTCCTTGGTGATCACCACGTCGTGCGCGTGCGACTCCTTGAGGCCGGCCGCAGTCACCCGGATGAACCGGGACTTGGTGTGGAGCTCGGCGATGGAGGCGCAACCCGCCAGCCCCATACCGGCGCGCAGGCCCCCCACCAGCTGGGTGAGCTGCCCCGCGAGCGGCCCCTTGTACGCGACCATGCCCTCGATCCCCTCCGGCACCAGCTTGGCGAGGTCCTCCCCCTCCTGGAAGTAGCGGTCGCGGGAGCTGTCCGCCCCCTTCATGGCGCCCAGCGAGCCCATGCCGCGATAGGCCTTGAAGGTGCGGCCCTGGTAGAGGATCTGCTCGCCCGGCGACTCCTCGACGCCGGCGAACAGCGAGCCGATCATCACCATGTCCGCGCCCGCCGCCAGCGCCTTGGTGATGTCGCCGGAGTAGCGGATGCCGCCGTCGGCGATCACCGGCACCGAGTGCCGGTGCGCGACAGCCGCGCAGCCGGTGATGGCGGTGACCTGCGGCATGCCCGCACCGGTCACGACCCGCGTCGTGCAGATGGAGCCGGGCCCGATGCCCACCTTGATCGCGTCGACGCCGAGCGAGATGAGGTCCTCCGCGGCCTGCGGCGTGGCGATGTTGCCGACGATCAGGGGCACGCCCGGAAAGTCCTGCTTGATCCTGCGCGCCGCCTCGAGCACGCCCCGCGAGTGCGCGTGCGACGAGTCCAGGCAGAGCACGTCGACCTTGCGCTCGATGAGGGCCGCGCAGCGGTCGGCGAGGTCGCCGCCGACACCCACCGCGGCCGCGACCCTGAGCCGGCCGAGCTCGTCCTTGCTCGCGCTCGGGTACTCCTGGGCCTTCTTGATGTCCTTGACCGTGATCAGGCCCTTGAGGGTCCCCTCGGCGTCGACCACCAGCAGCTTCTCGATCCGGTGTTTGTGGAGCAGGGACTTGGCCTCGTCGAGGGTGGTGCCGACAGGAGCGGTCACCAGGTCGTCCTTGGTCATGAAGTCCGCGATCGGCCGGTCGAACTCGGTGCAGAACCTGAGGTCCCGGTTGGTCAGGATCCCCTTCAGCTGGCCGTGCTCGTCGACCACGGGCAGGCCGGAGATCTTGTAGGTCGCCATCACCTCGAGCGAGTCGCGCACCAGCCGGTCCGGGCGGATGGTGACCGGATCGACGATCATCCCCGACTCGGAGCGTTTCACCCGGTCCACCTGCTCGGCCTGCCGCTCGACGGCCATGTTCTTGTGGATCACGCCGATGCCGCCGTGCTGGGCCATGGCAATCGCCATCCCCGACTCGGTCACGGTGTCCATGGCGGCCGATGCGATCGGGAGCTGGAGGCTGATGCCGCGGGTCAGCCGCGTCGCCACGTCCACCTGGTTGGGGTGCACCTCGGAGCGCGTCGGGATCAACAGAACGTCGTCGAACGTCAGTCCGACCGGCAGGTCGCTCGCCATTCCGCTACCTCCCCGCCTCAGAGGCGATTCCACAGCAACGCTTGTACTTCTTGCCCGAGCCGCAGGGGCAAGGGTCGTTGCGCCCGACCTTGGGCTGGGTCCGCCGCACGGTCGCCGGCCGCGACGGGCCGCCGACCGGGGTGTTGGCCGCCTGCTCCTGCTGGCGGTGCGATTCGGCGAGGCCGGCTGCTTCGGGATGGTGGGACAGCACCGGCTGGACGCGTCGCTTCTGTTGGTAGTCCTGAACCGGTTCGGCGTGGTACAGGAACTTGACGACGTGATCCTCGATGCGCTCCCACATCTCCTCGAACAGGGCGTACGACTCCCGCTTGTACTCCACCAGCGGGTTGCGCTGGCCGTAGGCGCGCAGCCCGATCCCCTCGCGGAGGTGGTCGAGGGCGAGCAGGTGGTCCTTCCACTGGCGGTCGACGGTGTCGAGCAGCAGGAACCGCTCGAGGCGCTCGAACTCCGCGGCGCCGAACCGCTCGACCCGCGCCAGGTAGGTCTCCTTCGCCCCGTCGAGGAGCCGCTGCTCGAGGTCGGGACGGTTGACCGTGCCCCAGTCGACGCCGAGGCTGTCGACGGCGATCCCGAAGTACGACCGGTACTCGTTGCCGAGCGTTGCGCTGTCCCAGTCGCCGGGGTCGGCCTGCTCGGGGCAGCAGCGATCGATCAGGCCGCCGACGATGTCGTCGACGACGCGGAGGATGTAGTCGCGCCCCTCGACGCCCTCGAGGATGCGCCGGCGCAGCCGGTAGACCGCCTCGCGCTGCTTGTTCATCACATCGTCGTACTCGAGCAGGTGCTTGCGGACCTCGAAGTTGCGGCCCTCCACCTGCTTCTGGGCGCGAGCGATCGACTTGGAGACCATCTTCGACTCGATCGGGACATCCTCCTCCATCCCGAGCCGGTCCATCATCTTGCGGACCCAGTCGGCGGCGAAGATCCGCATCAGGTCGTCCTCGAGGGACAGGAAGAACCGCGACGCCCCGGGATCGCCCTGCCGCCCCGACCGGCCCCGGAGCTGATTGTCGATGCGCCGCGCCTCGTGCCGCTCGGTGCCGACGATGCGCAGCCCGCCGGCGCCGAGCACCTCCTGCTTCTCGGCCGCGCAGACCTCCCGGAAGCGCGCGACCGCCTGCCGGTGCGCCTCCGGGTCCTGCGCCGGGTTCGCCTCGATCCTCGCCAGCCCCTCGGGGTTGCCGCCGAGCACGATGTCAGTGCCGCGGCCGGCCATGTTGGTGGCGATCGTGACCGCCCCCTTGCGCCCCGCCTGCGCCACGATCTCGGCCTCTCGCTCGTGGTACTTGGCGTTCAGGACCACATGCCGGATCTTCTGACGCTGCAGCAGCTTGGACAGCCGCTCCGACTTCTCGATCGAGACCGTGCCGACCAGCACCGGCTGCCCCCTCTGATGGCAGTCCCGGATCTCCTCGATCACCGCCCGGAACTTCTCCTGCTCGGTCTTGTACACGACGTCGGGGTGGTCGGCGCGGACCATCGGCTCGTTGGTGGGGATCACCGCGACATCGAGGCCGTAGATCTTCTGGAACTCCTCGGCCTCGGTCTCGGCCGTGCCGGTCATCCCGGCGAGCTTGTCATACATCCGGAAGTAGTTCTGCAGGGTGATCGTGGCCAGGGTCTGGTTCTCGGACTGGATCTTCACCTTCTCCTTGGCCTCGACCGCCTGGTGCAGCCCGTCGGACCAACGCCGCCCGGCCATCAGCCGGCCGGTGAACTCGTCGACGATGATGACCTCGCCGTCCTTCACGATGTAGTCGCGGTCCCGCTCGAACAGCGAGTGCGCGCGCAGCCCCTGGTTGACCGCGTGCAGGATCTCGGTCTGCGACGGGTCCCACAGGTTGACCACGCCCAGCAGCTTCTCGACCCGGGCCATGCCCTGCTCGGTGAGGCTGGCGGTGTGGGCCTTCTCGTCGACCAGGAAGTCGCCGGTGATCTCCTTGTTGCCGTGCTTGTCCTCCACCTCCTCGCCCCTCGACAGCTTGGGGATGATGGCGTCGACCTTGTAGTAGAGGTCGACCGAGATCTCGGACGGGCCGGAGATGATGAGCGGCGTCCGGGCCTCGTCGACCAGGATCGAGTCGACCTCGTCGACGATCGCGTAGACGTGCCCCCGCTGGACCATCCGGTCGAGCGTGAACTTCATGTTGTCGCGCAGGTAGTCGAAGCCGAACTCGTTGTTGGTGCCGTAGGTGATGTCCGACTCGTAGGCCGCCCGCCGCTCGACGTCGTTCATCTGGTTCTGGATGCACCCGACCGACAGCCCGAGGAACTGGTAGATCCTCCCCATCCACTCGGCGTCGCGGCGCGCCAGGTAGTCGTTGACCGTGACCACGTGGACCCCCCGGCCGGGCAGCGCGTTGAGCGCCACCGCCAGGGTCGCCACCAGGGTCTTGCCCTCACCGGTCTTCATCTCGGCGATCCGGCCCTCGTGGAGCACGATCCCGCCAACCAGCTGGACGTCGAAGTGACGCATCCCGGTGGTCCGCTTCGACGCCTCGCGGACCAGCCCGAACACCTCGGCCAGCTCGGCGTCCAGGACCCGCTGCACGAGCTCGCTGCGCGGCCTCGCCTCTTCCGGCAGCTCGGCCGTCGCGCTCCGGACCCGGTCCCGGATCGCGCGGAAGCGAGCGCGCAGCTCGTCGTCGCCGAGCGCCTGGAGCTCGGGCTCCAGCCGGTTGACAGAGTCGACGACCGGCGCCATCCGCTTGAGGTCGCGTTCGTGCTTCGACCCGAAGACGATCTCGATGCCCTTTTCGATCAGGTTCATGGCCACGTCCCGGCCCCGGACCGCCCGGCTGCCGACGGTGGGGATGTTCCATTCATGAAACAGCCGTGACCGCCTCGACATGCCCCGGCGAGGGGTTTCGGCAGCGTAGATGATGCGGGCGGCGATTTCAACGCCGGGCCAGGCGACCGCGACGCGCGTCGTTCCATTCGGGAACGGGAACGGGAACGGGTACGGGAACGGGTACGGCGACTGGAGGGGCCTATCCCCTATTCCCTATCCCCTGGGTGGGAGGGCGGCGGTCAGAACGCGTCGAGGATGTAGTACAGGGGGTTGACCGCCTCGCCGCTCTCGTGGACCTCGTAGTGCAGGTGAGGGCCGGTCGAACGGCCGGTGCTTCCGACCGCCCCGATCGTATCGCCGCGCCGGACCTCTTCCCCGGGGTCGACGCTGATGCTGTCGAGATGGCCGTACACCGTGACGTAGCCGAGCCCGTGCGCGATCCGGATCGTCCTGCCGAGGTCCCCGTCGCGACCCGTGAAGACGACCACCCCGTCCGCCGGCGCGATGACCGGCGTGCCGCGCCGGGCCGAGATGTCGAGGCCACGATGGAAGGCGTGCCGCCCGTTGACCGGGTCGCGCCGCCCGCCGTAACCATCAGTCATCAGCCCCATCACGGGCGCGATCGACGGCGTCGCCGACCACACCTGCTCGCGGTGGGCCAGCGCCTTCTCGACCTCCTCGAGCTGGCTCGCGATCCAGTCTCCCTGGATCCTGAGCACCTCCGGGGTCTCGGGCACCCGATCGTAGCCACCGCCGGCGCCGAAGCGGTCGGCGGGGACGGCCTGGTGGCCCGGCCCCTCGAACGGCGTTTCCATGCCGGCCGCGAGCGCCAGCTCGGCCGCCTGCTCCTCGAACTCGTCGAGCCGGCCCTGGACCTCGGCAATGGTCTGCGCCAGCCGCTCGTTCACCGCGGCCAGCTCCCTGTTCTGGGAGCGCAGCAGCCGCACCTCCGACCGGCGCGTGACCGCGCCGCCGGTGACGGACACCGCGAGCACCGACACCAGGACCGCGAGAGCGCATCCGATCGCCGTGAGAATGAGAGCTCGTGTTGAGAAGGAGAACTTGAAGAACTTGGCTTGGCTGTGGGGGACGACGATCACCGTGTTCAGCCGTCGGGCCATGCTCCTCGTCCCCCCTCGATTTGGAGTGCCCACGTCCGTGGACGTATCGCTCGCGGATTCTGCCACCCTCGAGCGACGGTGTCAATTCCCGGCCGGATTCGTACACCCCGGCGCTGCGGCCTTGTGACCGATGTCAATCAACCCGTTCAACTTGGGCGCTTGGCCTGAGCCCGCACCGGGGCCGTGCAGGGTGCTGGACGGCGGCCGCCTCAGCCGGGCTCGTCGCCGGCGTCGCCGGCCCCGTCGCCCGCCGCCGCGCCGGCGCCCCGGTCAGGGCCCTTCGCAGCGGCCCGCATCAGCTCCGCCATCTCCTCGAGCCGGCGCTGGCACCTGTCGTAGACGCTGCCCTCGGACCACCCGCCCCGGTCCTCCCACTGCCCGGCCGGCAGCCCTGTCAGCAGCTCGATCCCCTGCTCGATCGTCGCCACCTCCCAGATGTGGAAGCGGCCTGCCGACACCGCGTCGACCACGTCACGGTCGAGGTGCAGGTCGGCGACGTTGGCGACCGGCACCAGGACCCCCTGGGTGCTCGTCAGGCCGCGGCTCGCGCAGACCCGGAAGAACCCCTCGACCTTCTCGTTGACGCCGCCGATCGCCTGCACCTGGCCGTGCTGATCGACCGAGCCGGTCACCGCCAGGTCCTGGCGGATCGGGACCCCGGACAGCGCGGACAGGATGGCGTAGATCTCGGTCGAGGAGGCGGAGTCGCCGTCGATCCCTCCGTACGACTGCTCGAACGTGATCGAGCACCCCATGGTGAGCGGGACCCGCCGGGCAAACGTCCCCCTCAGATACCCGGTGAGGATGCTCACCCCCTTGTCATGGGTGGGGCCTGACAGCCCGGCCTGGCGCTCGATGTTGATCACCCCCTCCCGCCCGAGGCCGACCTGGGCGGTGATCCGCGTCGGGTTGCCGAAGCGGTGGTGCCCGAGGTCGTAGACCGCGAGCCCGTTGAGCTGGCCGACTTTCGCCCCCTCGGTCTCGACCCGGATGATGCCGTCGGCGATCAGGTCATGGGTCCGGTCCTCCGTGAGCCCGTGACGGCGCTCGTAGGCCTCGCGTGCGGCGGCGACGTGGTCGGCGCCGATCTGCTCTCCGCCCGCGCGCCGCGCCAGGTGCGAGGCCTCGCGCTGCAGGTCGGCGAGGTCGGAGAAGCGGCTCGAGAAGCGGCGGTGCCAGCGCCCCTGCCGCACCGCCTCCTCGAGCATGGCGATCATGCCGGAGCGGTCCATCGGCAGCAGGTCCTCCTCGATCGCAACCTTGCGCAGGACCGACAGCACGTCCCGCGCGTGGGCGAGCGTGGTGGGCATGACCGAGTCGAAGTCGGCGAGCACCTTGAACACCTTCGAGAAATCAGAGTCGTAGCGGTAGAGCAGGTCGTAGATGCTGCGGTCGCCGATCACCACGACCTTGACGTCGAGGGGGACCGGCTCCGGCTTGAGCGCGCTAGCCCCGAGCACCAGGCTCTCCAGCGACTGGATCTGGACTCGCCGGAACTTGAGGGCGCGCTTGAGCCCGGGCCACACCCGCGGCTCGAGCAGCAGGTCCTCCGCGTTGAGCACCAGGAAGCCGCCGTTGGCCCGCAGCAGCGAGCCGGCGCGGATCTTGAGGAACGACGAGACGACCTCGCCCGAGGCGGTGATCGAC
Proteins encoded in this window:
- a CDS encoding OmpA family protein, with the protein product MRKSLVPAVVLLVVVGVALTGCATKKFVNEQVAASEKVTATKIGEVQTSVEANQKAVSDLQAKDADLQKQISTLSDTAKDALKRAEEAGVLAKGDFLWETVLTDENVKFGFNKAELSPEAKAALDAFAAKVKADNKNVYVEIQGHTDNVGSEKVNLKLGYDRAESVMHYLQMQHGFPLHRMNVTSYGEYKPIVDNATKEGRAQNRRVAIVVLQ
- the ftcD gene encoding glutamate formimidoyltransferase, which produces MRIVECVPNISEGRRKDVYDAIAEAAAAVPGVRLLDVDPGQETNRTVITFVGDPEAVLEGAFQLVSASYELIDMRDHHGAHARMGATDVVPFVPVSGVSMEDCIELAHRLGRRIGGELRVPVYLYEHAATRPERSSLAAIRKGEYEALPKKLQDPEFAPDYGPAEFVPKFGATVIGARKFLVAYNVNLNATDKRWANRVAFDVREKGRTVVGADGRKVEQPGMLKAVRGVGWYIPEYGCAQVSLNLIDLDTTPLHAAFDACEDSARARGIRVTGSELVGLVPKRSMVDAGRHYLRRMERSPGAPISDLVQVAIRTLGLNDVAPFVAEEKIIEDILAPARPLASMTVQGFADETSRDSPAPGGGSVAALAGALAAALAAMVANLAHPKPAFAAVREELELLAVRGQELKQQLLDAIDEDTWAFQRLMEASASGDAEAGRSATLHAAEVPLAVAEACAEIAALCVRAIEIGMPASASDAGVGAAMARAAAVGAGMNVAINLQDMAGDAVAAELRRRAEEAVRRTAATADEAERRVWQRIGQGAGREVKDS
- the gmd gene encoding GDP-mannose 4,6-dehydratase, giving the protein MRTALITGVTGQDGSYLAELLLAKGYQVHGVVRRASTFNRGRIDHLRADPATRDRFFLHYGDLGDPESLTSVVDAVRPQEVYNLAAQSHVGISFTMPTYTGDVTAIGTVRLLEAVRRKVPEARLYQASSSELFGKAEETPQNERTPFHPRSPYAVAKLYSFWAAVNFREAYGMFAANGILFNHESPRRGENFVTRKITRAVAEITRGQRERVTLGNLEARRDWGYAGDFVDAMWRILAAEKPDDFVIGTGETHSVRELCEAAFAEVGIELEWEGGGGAEVGRERGAGTVRVAVDPKYYRPAEVDELQADAAKARRVLGWTPTVAFPELVRMMVRSDLAEVKRP
- the guaB gene encoding IMP dehydrogenase, translated to MASDLPVGLTFDDVLLIPTRSEVHPNQVDVATRLTRGISLQLPIASAAMDTVTESGMAIAMAQHGGIGVIHKNMAVERQAEQVDRVKRSESGMIVDPVTIRPDRLVRDSLEVMATYKISGLPVVDEHGQLKGILTNRDLRFCTEFDRPIADFMTKDDLVTAPVGTTLDEAKSLLHKHRIEKLLVVDAEGTLKGLITVKDIKKAQEYPSASKDELGRLRVAAAVGVGGDLADRCAALIERKVDVLCLDSSHAHSRGVLEAARRIKQDFPGVPLIVGNIATPQAAEDLISLGVDAIKVGIGPGSICTTRVVTGAGMPQVTAITGCAAVAHRHSVPVIADGGIRYSGDITKALAAGADMVMIGSLFAGVEESPGEQILYQGRTFKAYRGMGSLGAMKGADSSRDRYFQEGEDLAKLVPEGIEGMVAYKGPLAGQLTQLVGGLRAGMGLAGCASIAELHTKSRFIRVTAAGLKESHAHDVVITKEAPNYRTDR
- the secA gene encoding preprotein translocase subunit SecA, which codes for MNLIEKGIEIVFGSKHERDLKRMAPVVDSVNRLEPELQALGDDELRARFRAIRDRVRSATAELPEEARPRSELVQRVLDAELAEVFGLVREASKRTTGMRHFDVQLVGGIVLHEGRIAEMKTGEGKTLVATLAVALNALPGRGVHVVTVNDYLARRDAEWMGRIYQFLGLSVGCIQNQMNDVERRAAYESDITYGTNNEFGFDYLRDNMKFTLDRMVQRGHVYAIVDEVDSILVDEARTPLIISGPSEISVDLYYKVDAIIPKLSRGEEVEDKHGNKEITGDFLVDEKAHTASLTEQGMARVEKLLGVVNLWDPSQTEILHAVNQGLRAHSLFERDRDYIVKDGEVIIVDEFTGRLMAGRRWSDGLHQAVEAKEKVKIQSENQTLATITLQNYFRMYDKLAGMTGTAETEAEEFQKIYGLDVAVIPTNEPMVRADHPDVVYKTEQEKFRAVIEEIRDCHQRGQPVLVGTVSIEKSERLSKLLQRQKIRHVVLNAKYHEREAEIVAQAGRKGAVTIATNMAGRGTDIVLGGNPEGLARIEANPAQDPEAHRQAVARFREVCAAEKQEVLGAGGLRIVGTERHEARRIDNQLRGRSGRQGDPGASRFFLSLEDDLMRIFAADWVRKMMDRLGMEEDVPIESKMVSKSIARAQKQVEGRNFEVRKHLLEYDDVMNKQREAVYRLRRRILEGVEGRDYILRVVDDIVGGLIDRCCPEQADPGDWDSATLGNEYRSYFGIAVDSLGVDWGTVNRPDLEQRLLDGAKETYLARVERFGAAEFERLERFLLLDTVDRQWKDHLLALDHLREGIGLRAYGQRNPLVEYKRESYALFEEMWERIEDHVVKFLYHAEPVQDYQQKRRVQPVLSHHPEAAGLAESHRQQEQAANTPVGGPSRPATVRRTQPKVGRNDPCPCGSGKKYKRCCGIASEAGR
- a CDS encoding M23 family metallopeptidase, which codes for MARRLNTVIVVPHSQAKFFKFSFSTRALILTAIGCALAVLVSVLAVSVTGGAVTRRSEVRLLRSQNRELAAVNERLAQTIAEVQGRLDEFEEQAAELALAAGMETPFEGPGHQAVPADRFGAGGGYDRVPETPEVLRIQGDWIASQLEEVEKALAHREQVWSATPSIAPVMGLMTDGYGGRRDPVNGRHAFHRGLDISARRGTPVIAPADGVVVFTGRDGDLGRTIRIAHGLGYVTVYGHLDSISVDPGEEVRRGDTIGAVGSTGRSTGPHLHYEVHESGEAVNPLYYILDAF
- a CDS encoding AAA family ATPase; the encoded protein is MARELSVDELAWRCPQEWLPWQSSLEIEPASTIVGQDRAVDAIAFGLAVESIGYNVFVTGLSGTGRLTTISRFLGQLASDAEGPDDVCFVHNFRTPEEPSVVFLRAGAGRRFKQAMEGLVRELSANLPAILGAKEFRRRLERAVADLQQRERELVEGFEKEVKEAGFLLVQVQAGPITRPEIVPVVGDRPTPLEELSKASEGAPIPDGELQRIADHHSRLTERLQDVFQDVADLRRKGQQRLEETRRDLLAPTFADSVNQVRRVVGDPRVEPYLAALRDDLMDHLDLFAPEGEVEDPFLRWRVNLAVDNADVKGLPVVLETEPTYTNVFGTIERSITASGEVVSSFLKIRAGSLLRANGGFLVLNAEDLLLEPRVWPGLKRALKFRRVQIQSLESLVLGASALKPEPVPLDVKVVVIGDRSIYDLLYRYDSDFSKVFKVLADFDSVMPTTLAHARDVLSVLRKVAIEEDLLPMDRSGMIAMLEEAVRQGRWHRRFSSRFSDLADLQREASHLARRAGGEQIGADHVAAAREAYERRHGLTEDRTHDLIADGIIRVETEGAKVGQLNGLAVYDLGHHRFGNPTRITAQVGLGREGVINIERQAGLSGPTHDKGVSILTGYLRGTFARRVPLTMGCSITFEQSYGGIDGDSASSTEIYAILSALSGVPIRQDLAVTGSVDQHGQVQAIGGVNEKVEGFFRVCASRGLTSTQGVLVPVANVADLHLDRDVVDAVSAGRFHIWEVATIEQGIELLTGLPAGQWEDRGGWSEGSVYDRCQRRLEEMAELMRAAAKGPDRGAGAAAGDGAGDAGDEPG